A stretch of the Candidatus Methylomirabilota bacterium genome encodes the following:
- a CDS encoding energy transducer TonB, with amino-acid sequence MAGWTNRLSRIFLPWGSSVLLHALILLLLPWLVVISISPQAQQAVEVELVGLLPGGGGGAPRSQEAPGPPPPHTPVSAKASPPSVVPKKNKKEPKPVETVISPEQQETVAAVDETEQPTTGSEPSETTVAAPTEGLKAKGGSAGAGAGGMGTWLSAVPGPGGGVSAGFGRGGIDWRQLLRQRIERAKRYPALARRLGMEGTVHVEFRIARDGSVEGVKVAKSSGYPVLDEASVQAIKRAVPLPIVPGKIRVPISYLLHKGP; translated from the coding sequence ATGGCAGGGTGGACAAATCGTCTGAGCCGGATCTTTCTTCCGTGGGGTTCTTCTGTACTCCTGCACGCCTTGATCCTCTTGCTCCTGCCTTGGTTGGTTGTGATCTCCATCTCCCCTCAGGCTCAGCAGGCGGTAGAGGTAGAGTTGGTCGGCTTGCTCCCTGGGGGTGGTGGAGGGGCACCACGCTCCCAAGAGGCCCCTGGTCCTCCTCCTCCTCACACCCCGGTTTCGGCAAAAGCCTCGCCACCTTCCGTGGTTCCAAAGAAGAATAAAAAGGAGCCCAAACCGGTTGAAACGGTAATTAGTCCCGAGCAGCAAGAGACAGTGGCTGCAGTTGATGAAACCGAACAGCCGACCACCGGTAGCGAACCTTCGGAAACGACTGTGGCCGCCCCCACTGAAGGGCTAAAGGCGAAGGGGGGCAGTGCGGGGGCCGGGGCTGGCGGAATGGGGACTTGGCTCAGTGCGGTGCCTGGTCCGGGCGGAGGAGTCAGTGCCGGATTTGGAAGAGGGGGCATCGACTGGCGCCAGCTCCTGCGGCAGAGAATTGAAAGGGCCAAGCGGTATCCAGCGTTGGCGCGCCGGTTGGGGATGGAGGGGACTGTGCACGTGGAGTTTCGGATTGCCCGGGATGGAAGCGTCGAAGGGGTAAAGGTAGCCAAATCATCGGGTTATCCCGTGTTGGACGAGGCCTCGGTCCAAGCCATCAAGCGAGCCGTCCCCCTTCCGATCGTCCCCGGCAAAATCCGGGTCCCCATCTCGTATCTCTTGCACAAGGGACCATAG
- a CDS encoding cupredoxin domain-containing protein has translation MTFTGARVLFLMTVAVFFFANFATSTEAGTVTLTIVNVQTPQGVKVWVPESIYARKGDTVTLKLINKLDKEHGYQIEAFGIKEVVPAKKSKTFSFKANKAGIFRIKCQLHKPHVAGQLVVLD, from the coding sequence ATGACATTCACAGGGGCACGCGTGCTATTTCTCATGACCGTGGCCGTATTCTTTTTTGCGAACTTTGCCACCTCCACTGAGGCGGGTACGGTCACTCTAACCATTGTGAACGTCCAGACGCCGCAAGGAGTGAAAGTCTGGGTTCCTGAGTCGATCTACGCGCGTAAAGGGGACACGGTTACCCTCAAGCTCATTAACAAGCTCGACAAGGAACACGGCTACCAGATCGAGGCCTTTGGAATTAAAGAGGTTGTGCCTGCCAAGAAGAGTAAGACGTTCTCCTTCAAGGCGAACAAGGCGGGAATCTTCCGGATCAAGTGTCAGCTTCACAAGCCACATGTCGCCGGGCAACTGGTGGTCCTCGATTAG
- a CDS encoding cytochrome c → MTAESRPDLALGRQEYKEHCAICHGPKGDGQGEAAWEFATPPRDFTKGEYKLRSTDTGQLPTDADLIRSVVQGMPSTAMVPQDHLTEAEVRAVVAYIKTFSPKFATNPSPEPIPIPPPPPRTPNVIARGRRVYDKAECAECHGSGGRGDGPSAPDLSVKPADLTRRPFKSGPTPRDIFRSILTGFDGTPMPAYFLTLEDEELWDLTYYVDSLGSPPEVTEDERMGWHVERMHQRRR, encoded by the coding sequence GTGACGGCCGAGTCACGCCCTGACCTTGCGCTCGGACGGCAGGAATACAAGGAACACTGCGCTATCTGCCACGGCCCCAAGGGCGATGGGCAGGGCGAGGCCGCCTGGGAATTTGCGACACCACCCCGGGATTTCACAAAGGGGGAGTACAAGCTCCGTTCCACTGACACAGGACAGCTCCCCACTGACGCAGACCTGATCCGGAGCGTCGTTCAAGGGATGCCCAGTACCGCAATGGTGCCGCAGGATCATTTGACCGAGGCGGAGGTCCGGGCGGTCGTGGCGTACATCAAGACTTTCTCGCCAAAGTTCGCGACGAACCCCTCACCGGAGCCGATTCCTATCCCACCCCCGCCCCCCCGCACGCCCAATGTCATCGCCCGCGGCCGCCGCGTTTATGATAAAGCAGAGTGTGCTGAATGCCATGGGTCTGGGGGACGTGGGGACGGCCCCTCGGCACCAGACCTTTCTGTGAAGCCGGCCGACCTCACCCGCCGACCGTTCAAGAGTGGACCGACGCCGCGCGACATCTTCCGAAGTATCCTCACCGGGTTCGATGGGACGCCCATGCCCGCATACTTCCTCACGCTCGAGGATGAGGAGCTGTGGGACCTCACCTACTATGTGGACTCTCTCGGAAGTCCGCCCGAGGTGACCGAGGACGAACGAATGGGATGGCATGTGGAACGCATGCACCAACGACGTCGCTAG